The sequence below is a genomic window from Photobacterium atrarenae.
ACAGGCTGCCAGCTCCGCTTCGGTCAGCGGCCTGGTCACCATGGAGTTTGACAGAATTGGCAGCATGCGGTTTTTCAGCTCACGATGCAGCCCCTGCGAGGTATAGCCACCGGTGGCAACCCCAACGGCGCGGGCTTTGACCACGCCACCCGGCGTTTGGAGGTAGTGAACCCCGTTCTTGGTTTCCCAGCCCGTCACCGGACTGGCCGGATGCACCGTTGCGCCTAGGGCGCGGGCCTTCTTGAGATAGCCAAAGGCCAGCTTACCGGCATGGATCCCAATGCCTTCCGGCTCATGCATCGCCCCGCAGGCTTCCTGATCGCCGACAAACTGGTTCTTCACCGTCTCGGCATCGAGGATCTGGGCGTCATAGTGAAAGGTGTCGCGCAGCAGCTTGGCTTCTTTTTCCAGCGCCGGCATGACCCGCTCCCGGTGAGCAACGTACAGATGACCACCGGGCTGCGGCTCACAGTCAATATCCTTGATAAGCTCCTTGAACGTCGCCATGCCCTCCAGGCACTCTTCATGCATTTTCAGCGCGGTATCCAGTCCCCAGCGTTCAATCCATTGCGAGCGCTTCAAACGCCCGGAAGCACACTGGGCCTGCCCACCGTTCCGGGTACTGCAACCCCAGCTGGCCCGGTTGGCTTCCAGCACCGTCGCTTTGATGCCATATTTTTCCGCCAGGAAAATCGCCGCCGTCAGGCCGGTAAATCCGGAGCCGATAATCGCCACATCGACATCCACATCGCAGCTGATCGGCCCGTCATCGGCAGGCGGCTCTCCCGCCGTTCCGACCCAGTAGGTCGGCGCATATTCAGCGCCCTGACCCGGCGTGGCCTGCACCAGCGGATCGTAAGCCGGATCGTACGAAGAACACGCTTGCGTTGCCCGCTGTTGGGCGCCCGCTGAGGCTGATGCAGGTCGGACGACATCCTGTTGTTTTTCTTCCGCCAGTACACTCATGCTCAAACTCCTTGTGTGAAACCCGATCCCTGAATTTAGCGATTCTCGCCGG
It includes:
- a CDS encoding NAD(P)/FAD-dependent oxidoreductase, which codes for MSVLAEEKQQDVVRPASASAGAQQRATQACSSYDPAYDPLVQATPGQGAEYAPTYWVGTAGEPPADDGPISCDVDVDVAIIGSGFTGLTAAIFLAEKYGIKATVLEANRASWGCSTRNGGQAQCASGRLKRSQWIERWGLDTALKMHEECLEGMATFKELIKDIDCEPQPGGHLYVAHRERVMPALEKEAKLLRDTFHYDAQILDAETVKNQFVGDQEACGAMHEPEGIGIHAGKLAFGYLKKARALGATVHPASPVTGWETKNGVHYLQTPGGVVKARAVGVATGGYTSQGLHRELKNRMLPILSNSMVTRPLTEAELAACQFHTHQVITDTRVLRHYYRLLPDNRVQIGTRSAITGRAAPEQKYEAMLKADLVRKFPALDGIQVDYSWWGWVDVSHDMMPRIYQPNASESIYYALGYGGNGVMYSAQAGKRLAQWIAGDTQQLDLPIFQSKLPFPNLREMVESEAFAPFRRFGQRFLYRWYHLKDEVL